A region from the Lolium perenne isolate Kyuss_39 chromosome 4, Kyuss_2.0, whole genome shotgun sequence genome encodes:
- the LOC127295210 gene encoding uncharacterized protein yields MGAWMSRVWFVMFPAKEYKIVVVGLDNAGKTTTLYKLHLGEAVTAAPTIGSNVEEVVFKNIRFEVWDLGGQESLRTSWATYYRGTHAVIVVIDSTDRARINIIKDELFRLIQHADLDNTVVLVFANKQDLKDAMSAAEITDALSLHSIKNHDWHIQASCAITGEGLYDGMGWIAQKVAGKATAS; encoded by the exons ATGGGGGCGTGGATGTCGCGCGTGTGGTTCGTCATGTTCCCGGCCAAGGAGTACAAGATCGTGGTCGTGGGGCTCGATAACGCCGGGAAGACCACCACGCTCTACAAGCTCCACCTCGGCGAGGCCGTCACCGCCGCGCCCACCATCGGCAGCAACGTCGAGGAGGTCGTCTTCAAAAATATACGCTTCGAG GTGTGGGATCTAGGAGGACAAGAGAGCCTACGCACTTCATGGGCAACATACTACAGAGGAACTCACGCTGTGATTGTAGTAATTGACAGCACCGACCGTGCTCGCATCAACATCATCAAAGACGAGTTATTCCGGTTGATTCAGCATGCGGACCTTGACAACACGGTGGTCCTCGtgtttgcgaacaagcaggatctCAAGGACGCCATGTCGGCGGCTGAGATCACTGATGCCCTGTCGCTCCACAGCATAAAGAACCATGACTGGCACATACAGGCCTCGTGCGCGATCACGGGCGAGGGCCTCTATGATGGCATGGGCTGGATAGCTCAGAAAGTTGCTGGAAAGGCAACGGCGAGCTGA
- the LOC139839248 gene encoding uncharacterized protein encodes MGYVDGSNPCPAEEITVTTGETTTQHANPAFGRWVQTDQSILSAFVSSMTEGVVGMVLFAKTAREAWETLAGAFASTSVACSTGIRTQMADLKKNDMSINVYFHRMKALADTLASIGQPLRDEEFISYLLAGLDSDYDALYEVINARTTTIPVRDLFAQLQATKHRQAARRADLTANQHAAAFGAFGGAPVVAYGRAGPYRAPAPSPFAPTQMRSAPSTYSGGGSTGGGGRDNHGRDSRDSHDNRDSRGRDGRPHPTCQLCDTVGHIASRC; translated from the coding sequence ATGGGGTACGTGGACGGATCTAATCCGTGCCCCGCAGAGGAGATCACCGTCACCACCGGCGAGACGACGACCCAACATGCTAATCCAGCCTTTGGGCGATGGGTGCAGACCGATCAGAGCATCCTCTCTGCCTTCGTGTCATCCATGACTGAGGGCGTGGTTGGCATGGTGCTTTTCGCCAAGACTGCTCGCGAGGCGTGGGAGACGCTCGCCGGCGCCTTCGCCTCCACATCGGTCGCATGCTCAACCGGCATCCGCACTCAGATGGCCGATCTCAAGAAGAACGACATGTCGATCAATGTCTACTTCCACCGCATGAAGGCCCTCGCCGACACCTTGGCGTCCATCGGCCAACCTCTGAGGGACGAGGAGTTCATCTCCTACCTCCTGGCTGGCCTCGACTCGGACTATGATGCCCTGTACGAGGTCATCAACGCGCGTACGACGACCATCCCCGTCCGCGACCTCTTCGCACAGCTGCAGGCGACCAAGCATCGTCAAGCCGCGCGTCGCGCCGATCTGACGGCGAATCAGCACGCCGCGGCCTTCGGTGCCTTTGGTGGCGCCCCTGTCGTAGCCTATGGGCGCGCCGGCCCCTATCGTGCGCCGGCTCCTTCGCCCTTCGCGCCCACTCAGATGAGGTCGGCGCCATCCACTTACTCAGGCGGCGGCAGCACAGGTGGTGGTGGCCGCGACAACCATGGCCGTGACAGCCGCGACAGCCACGACAACCGCGATAGCCGTGGTCGCGACGGGCGCCCTCATCCTACGTGCCAACTCTGCGACACCGTGGGGCACATCGCCTCGCgctgctga